ttcgtttctgtgcgagggctttctctagttgtggcaagcggaggccactcttcatcgcggtgcacgggcctctcactatcgcggcctctcctgttgtggagcacaggctccagaagcgcaggctaagtagttgtggctcacgggcctagttgctccgcggcatgtgggatcttcccagaccagggctcgaacccgtgtcccctgcattggcaagcagattctcaaccactgcgccaccagggaagccctaatttctctttctgatggttcaTTGTTACtgaatagaaatacaactgattttttttttaatttatttagttttggctgtgttgggtcttcgtttctgtgcaagggctttctctaattgcggcgagcgggggccactcttcatcacggtgcgtgggcctcattatcacggcctctcttgttgcggagcacaggctccagacgtgcaggctcagtagttgtggctcacgggcctagttgctccgtggcatgtgggatcttcccagaccagggctcgaacctgtgtcccctgcattggcatgcagattctcaaccactgcaccaccagggaagcccacaactgatttttgtatattgatttttatgtattaatttttgtaCTCAGTGACTTTACTGAATgcatttatcagttctaacagtttttttatggaatctttaggttttttttttttatatatgagaTCATGTCGTCTACAAACgtagacagttttacttcttcctttctgatttggatgtcattttatttctttttcttccctgatttaTCTGACTAGGACTTCtggtactatgttaaatagaagtgctaagagtaggcatccttgtcttgttcctgatcttagaagaaaagcctttagcttttcattgttgagtatggAGTTAGCTGTGGGGTTGTCATGTggggtacattccttctatacttaatttgttgagagatttttttttttttaaatgtaaggtgGAGttcatgggtttttttaaatataaactttatttatttatttatttattattattatttggctgtgttgggtcttcgtttctgtgcgagggctttctctagttgtggcaagcgggggccactcttcatcgcggtgcacgggcctctcactcttgcggcctcttttgttgcggagcacaggctccagatgcgcaggctcagtagttgtggctcacgggcctagtcgctccacggcatgtgggatcttcccagaccagggcttgaacccgtgtcccctgcattggcaggcagattctcaaccactgcgccaccaaggaagcccttgttgagagtttttaatcatgaatgggtgttggattttgtcagatgctttttctgcatctatttagacaatcatataatttttatccttcattctgttaatgtggtgtatcatatttaTTGATTGGCATATGTTGtaccatccttgcatctcagagataaatcccacttgatcgtggtgtttgattcttttaatgtgctgttgaatttagtttgctaatattttgttgaggatttttgcatctttgtttatcaaagatattggccaAGGAAATTTTCTTGTAGAGGCCTTTTCTgtctttggtgtcagggtaatgctggcctcctaaaatgagtttagaagtgttcccttctcttccatcttttggaagagtttgagaaggataagcattatttctttttaactgtttGGCAAAATTCACCAGCAAAGCcttctggtcctgcacttttctttattgggaggttttgattactgattcagtcttcttattagtaattggtctgttcagattttctgtttcttcatgaatCAGTCTTAGTAGGAATGGATCCATTTCTTCTAGactgtccagtttgttggcatgtaattgttcatagaAGTCTCTTATGCTCCTTAGTagttctgtggtatcagttgtaatgtctccttttgtttctgattttaatcatttgagtcttctctctttttttttagtccggctaaaggtttgtcaattttgtttgtcttagtttcattgatctttcctgTTATGTTTCTAATCTATTTATGTTGGCTCTGaactttgttatttccttccttctactaactttgggtttagtttgttctttatttagTTTCCTTCAGGTGTAAAGTTAACTTGTTTatttaagatctttcttttttcttaatataggcatttaatactataaaattcttgtttagaactgcttttgcatcccataagttttggtgtgttgtgtttttgtttttgtttaaagatattttttgattgcccttttgatttcttccttgatccATTCAGGAACATGTTTCTTAatcttcacatatttgtgaatttttcaattttcctcttgttattgatttctagttttaaacCACTGTGGTCACAAAAGATGCTTGCTAAAATTTCAGTGTACTTAAATTTGTTAacacttgttttatggcctaacatatgaccgatcctggagaatattctgtgtgtgcttgagaagagtatgtattcttctgcttttggatgaaatgttctgtatatgtctgttatgTTCATCTTTAACATGTAGTTTAAGTCCAGTTTGCTTactgactttctgtttgaatgatcTCTCCATTGTCTAAAGGGGGATATTGAAGTCCCCTGCAGCTATTGAGTTGATATCTATTCAATTGGATGTTGGgcacattaatatttataattgttatatccttcttgatgaattgatcacctaatcattatataatgaccttctttgcctctttttacagtttttcacttaaagtctattttgtctgatgtaaatATAGTtaccctgctctcttttggttcccatctgcatggaatagcttttttcCCATccattcactttcagtctatgtgtatctttaaaactgaagtgagtctcttttcAGCAGCATTTATGTGGGtcttatcattattataattttaaaatccattcagccactctatatcTTTTGACTGGAGAATTTAGTTTACTTACATCTaaagtaatttttgatatgtatggACTTActattgctattttgttaattgttttctggctttttttgtagttcctttgttcctttcttgctctcttctttcatgatttgatgattttctgtaattgtatgctttgcttcctttcttcttatctttttttgtatctactgtaggttttCACTTTGTGGTTATCATAACAACTTCACATGCATACAAAGGCTCTCCATATGCTTACTCTCCctcccacattttatgtttttgatgttacAAATTGCATCTCTTTAAATtatgtatccattaacaaattattgtagctgtagttatttttaatgcttttttctctTATCCTTTATACTAGAGTTATAAGTGATTTATACATCATCATTGCAATATTAGAATATTctgaatttacatatatatttacctctaccagtgagttttatgcttttgtatattttcatgttactaattagcatccttttgtttcagcttgaagaactcccttaaacatttcttataaggccaaTCTAGTGGTAATGGACTCCTTCAGCTTGTGTTTGTCTGGGAAATCTTTATCTCCTCTTTAATTCTGAAGGATAAGTTGgctagaatattcttggttggcagtttttttctttcagcatcttAAATATGTCATCCCACTCTCTTCTGGTCTacaaggtttctgctgaaaaatccaaTGATAGTCTTATGGAGGTTCTTCAGCTCCCTGATGCAGGCTAACTGGAAGCCTGACCTtcaggcagcagctgggaaagTCAGGACATTAGCTATGCAGTCTAGCCCCTATCAGGGAGAAACCAAGAGCTGGGTGTTTTTGCTTAGTCTGTGCCAAGCCAGAGGGGAAAGTCGCTGGTAGTGCTTGTGCACCTATATAGAACGGcctgttgtttttttcattttgttttgttgtttttgttttttttgctgcattgggtgtttattgctgtgtgcaggctttctctagttgcagtgagcgggtgctactctttgttgtggtgcacttCTGTGGAGGGGAAGTCAGGAGCCTCTTTATCTAGCCTTCTCGGTGATGTCCTCCATGTGACATTCTTAAGGGGCCTTTGGGCTGCTCACACCTTCCTCTTGTTTGAGCATCTCCACTTGAATCTTGCCACACACATTTAGTTTTAAATTGGCATTGAGGAGAAACATCTGGAATCAAATCTAGCCACAAAGACCCAAATCACCCCAAGAGCTAagggaatctaaaatatacaacagGTACTGCTTTcataaaagattaagaaaaaaccTTAGCAGGTAAGTAACTATACCTTCAAACCAAAAAATAGCAGGTAATCATGCTTTAGTTAAATGATCAACTACTACATCATCTCTAAGTGTCTGTACTATTCCAGAATGACCTGGACCCTAATCAAGATGACGAGTCCCTTAAAAAAATATGACTTTGGTGGGtgcatttaaaaattgctttaatgAGAGAGCAGTTATCACTTCCTCGGCCAGGAAACATTTCTGGTATATACCCCAAAAGAATGCAAATAGTTAAGCCTAATACAGAATGATAAACTCTGTGAGCCTATGTAGGCAAAGAGCCTTACAAGTAATTTATTTGGTGAGCAGTGTGGAGAATGTGATCAGGTGCTTTAAGAAACATCAATTATGAAACTTCTATAAATatgatggagagaaaaagaagcctGGCCTTGACCATCAGCATTAGTCTGAGCTGCACTAAAcccaatctgaaaaaaaaatcccagaagttCAACCAAGAATGCATTGAAGTATTTCAACCATCAAATTAAGGACATAACTATGAGACCTTTTCTTTTGGGTGCTAATTCAGGACTATTAGCCCTATTTTCTTGGACAGTGTTGAGAAACCACTCAATCTTGGATGTACCTGTGTAAACCTGAATTTTCAACTcagatctttttctttcctgacacTTATTTTAGATGGATTACTTAAGCATACCTGCATGAAACTATTTCTTAATTCAAGTCCTGCTGAATACCAGCGTCCCATGAGATTAACTCAGTGGGcgttccaaaacaaaacaaaacataaaaccaaaagctgattccaTGGTTGAATAAATTGGGAAATATGCTTATGTGTTCCTGCTTTCACTGCAGGATCATGTGAAAGATTTAATATCCTATGTAAATAATGACTTCCTAGAAAGGTTGGGGTCCAATTTGCAGTCTTCTTCAAACTTATTTGATCACTGATCCCCCCCATaaactcttacttttttttttttttaataaatttatttatttatttttggctgctttgggtctttgttgctgcgcacgtgctttctctaattgtggcgagcggagtCTGCTCTTCGTTGTGCATGGacttttcgttgcggtggcttctcttgttgcagagcacaggctcttggcgcactggctttagtagttgtggtgcgcgggctcagtagttgtggctcacgggccctagagcgcaggctcagtagttgtggcgcatgggcttaattgctctgcgatatgtgggatcttcccggaccagggctcaaacctgtgtcccctgcattggcaggctgattcttaaccactaacCACCCAACCCTTGCTTTTTTGGCTAAACATTTATCCGTGCGTGTAGAGATGTTTCTGTTCCACGGAATATGGTTTAGAAATTGCTGCTGTTGAAGATAGCAAATGACTGACAAGAGGTCAGGAATCTTTATGCATTTTTGTGTCGTTTGAGTTTTTGGTAGAAGAAATGTTTCCCCTCCTGTGACAATGATGGGGCTGAATACATGGCGTGTTTTCCTAGCACAGGTGGCCAATTTGAGGTGCTCTGGCAAACAACGTGGTGTCCCTAATAAGTACAGAGTATTTTTACCTTCCGCTTAGAGTAAAACCTCATACAGCATGAAATGGATAAGCAGTTCAAAACTAATGTctcctatactttttttttacatgataaatatttttatttttaaacagtgaaTTGCACATCTTTCATATAAAAGATGAGATTCTagcctctgtttttaaaaaattatacttgcTAATActatctttacattttttacagaagctaattttctctaaatttgcAGCTTCATTCCATAGCTTTTATAGACTCATAATCTTGAATATATTTCcagtatcctttaaaaaataaattcatacaagataattttaacacaataaaactTAACAGGTTACAGCACAACTGCCTAGCCTTCCAGCTACCACTGAATACTTTTCCAGTACAGAGAAGCCAACATGTTGGAGTAATTAATTCTCTGTATTTACCTTTACTAAAAAGAGGTTTTTGGTAGTGAGAACAAATAATCTCTCATTTGTTGCTTGAAAGCCTAAAATAGGATCACTGGTTTCTAGGCTTGCTACTTGCTGCTTAGCAACCTGCCCTACTTGCCTGCTTTCCTTCCTATTGTAAAGTACAGTGGACATGGGAGTGGGCTGACGATAGTTGAAAACTCGTTGAAGGCACTCGCAAAGGGCTGCATAAGAATAATTTGGAGCACaggcaaaaaaatttttgtctCTCTTTGATGCTTGGACGTAGCCTAAAGCATTGAAAATTGCGATATGCTCCCACGTGTCGTCTTGGTTGCTGGAGTGTGGTTGCCAGAGTAGGGCATCAACATCATGGCGCAAACAGAAGCAGggcgtttctttctttttttttttttttattattttttaacatctttattggagtctaattgctttacaatggtgtgttagtttctgctttataacaaagtgaatcagttatacatatacatatgttcccatatctcttccctcctgcatctccctccctcccaccctccctatcccacccctctaggtggtcacaaagcaccgagctgatctccctgtgctatgcggttgcttcccactagctatctattttacgtttggtagtgtatatgtgtccatgccactctctcactttgtcacatcttacccttccccctccccgtgtcctcaagtccattctctagtaggtctgtgtctttattcccgtcttgccactaggttcttcatgaccttttttttcccttagattccatatatatgtgttagcatactgtatttgtttttctctttctgacttacttcactctgtatgacagactctaactccatccacctcactacaaataactccatttcgtttctttttatggctgagtaatattccattgtatatatgtgaggGCATTTCTTTAGGATCCACTATGACAGAGAAAAGGTACTGGTTGCTTCCAAGATTCACCCACTTATATGGCAATCCTTTCTTCTCCCCATGTTCAGATGAACCAGCTCTCCTATCCAATCTCTCCTTGGTGGTAcctgtttttccttggatttcaaGCTAGTTGATTGCCCTGTAACCTCAGATCTCACATGAGTAGTTTTTAATGTACCGCCATCAAATCTGCATAAACTGGAGCtctcttcaaagaaaatatcacATTCTTCTAACTAACTCTTGAGCATTACAAGGAGGTTTATCTTTATCTGGATTTGGATTCAGTTCATCAGAGGTCAAATGCATCAAACGTTCAGCTATTGCAGCACATTGAGCTGTCTCATAAATTCCCCGTTTATCACCGACCACTAGTTCTGGCCATGTCAGTCCTTCATTCTTCTTAATCAAGGAAATCTCCaagctatttttctctttaattatccATACACTGCTTTCATGATCCATAGATGAATAGAGATTTCCTTCCAGAAACCTCTGACCCTTCAGCACAACGTTGACATGATCAGGCAAAAACTGTATTTGAATGTCTTCCTTAGTACAGTCTTCTGGAAGCAGTATTGTTACTGTCAAATCATCTTCAGTCTGTTGCCAGTAATACAGAGGTTCTTTGATTTTCTCTGACATGTCTTCATCCTTACTTTCTTCAAGATCTTGACCAACTTGAACAAATGTAAAGGACTTGTAGGAGACAATCATTAGACCATTCCCATCGGGCTCAAAAGCGACATAATGGGGCACTGACTTTCCAcggagaatattatgcttagtaatttcatattttttattatctttatttttcttattaatagtGACCCACTCCAAGGAAACATAGAAACCACTTCCTTCCATATCCAATTCCTCTTTCTCTGTTCGAAGAAGCAGCATAGTTATCGAATGTTCTTCAGCTTTCAGCAATGAGATACTGTGAATTATGATAAAAGGACGCCCAAGCTCTACATTAAACATAATCTCCCATTTTTCAGAAGCACTATTTCCATGTTCACCTGTTCCAATGAGATACAATCTTCCAGTTCCATCTGACAAGGTAACCCAAGTAGAAGATGTGAAATGGATGGATGCGCAAAGGCGATTATCATATGCTGTCAAATCTGTAGGAAGTCGAAACACCTCTCGTGGTTTTCCTAAGGCAGTGTCCAGcatcactgttttttgtttgtttgtttgtttgtttttttatttatttttttggctgtgttgggtcttcgtttctgtgcgagggctttctccagttgcggcaagcgggggccactcttcatcgcggtgcgcgggcctctcactgtcgcggcctctcccgttgcggagcacaggttccagatgcgcaggctcagtagttgtggcacatgggcttagttgctccgcggcatgtgggatcttcccagaccagggctggaacccgtgtcccctgcattggcaggcagagtctccaccactgcgccaccagggaagcccaagcatcACTGTTAAATTCATAATTCTTCCAACGTTATCAACGTAGTAGACACTGTCTTGATACCATGAATCACAATGTAGGTAATTATACATTCCAAAAGCATGCATGTGTTCCAGTGTATACTGATCATCTCGAAGTTTTACTTCTGCCACAGACAAGGCGAGGAGCTGCCACTGTTCCCACTAGGCAGACCAGAGAAAACTCCTGATTCATAGGCAGAGTACACAGAAAAGTCTTGTCTCAGTGGTGAGGAATAATCAGACATAGACTGAGCATTTCTCCAGACAAGCCTGCATCAAGCTCCAGCTGGTAACAGGGCAGCGGCTCGAGGGAGAGCTTATAACCCTCGAAGCAGGGATCCAACAGAGGTCTCTTCATCCGCAGGGAGCAATTAGCGGCCACCTCCATCGCCTTCCAGGGTCCTAACGTGAGAATTAATAAAGTTCGTGTTGAAAGGTCCGCGCTTCCCGCGTATCACCGTGGCTGGGAGGCAGCGTGGTTCCCATCCCTGTCTcctgtacttttaaaattagattcaatgaaagaaattagaTTCAGAAAAACCTGAAGAACCATTGCAATTACTGCCAAAATGTTTCAGAAGGCATTAGGTTAATGCCTCCTCTCCTAGGAGAGGAGTGGAAAAGAAGATAGATGCTCATCACCAGGGATAGGACTCTATTTGTTACGAGGATTTGTAGGGGCGGCACTTTGTTATTGGGTATTTGTTTTGAAATTGGaattatatttgttgaattttaatcATAAGCAGGGAAATACATCTTCCTGAATGTAAGAAAATACATTAGCTAATTTGGGCCATAAATGTAAAAATTGCCCTTAGCATGTAATCATAGGAATACTAACTTTATGatacattgtttttctttgataaagtTTTGGTTTAAAACCTGTTGGATTTAGCAAGGGATGATGGTCAAGACCTGGTCATTTTTGCAgataagacacacacacacacacacacacatgcacacaggttCATTAAACTTTGACCTATATTTCATTCAGCAGTAATGTTTGCTATTAGAAATAATTCTACTTGCATCTTAATTTTGCTTACTCAATGAGTATGTTAAGTGTTTCATAAAGTCTACCTTTAAAAACATCATAAATACACTAAACAGCAGTTCTTTAGTTGAAAGTGCcaatttaattaaacaaatacttgTGTGGATTCCTACTATTTGCAAAGCTTCATTGAACACATTATGAATAAGATAATCTTTAATCTCAAGGAACTTATGATGTTTTGAGGGGACATAAgaaaagtatcaaaaaaaaaaaccaacaaaaataaacaggttaTAGAAGTCACCATTATATAGGGTTGAAAGGAGGCCCATCAAGGGATGAGGAAAGGCTTTACACAGAAAGTGGCACTTGAGATGGACTTTGAAGGTTGAAGTCAGATTTTGAGAGGTAGGTTGGTAGGCAGGAGATAACAAATGGCTGCATAGAATTGGAGTAATTTCTGAATGAGGAAAAGCAAGTCATCCAGTTTGGCAGGATTGGTTTAGATGGAATAAGTATTAGAGAGTAATGGGAAATAGAGTTAGGAAAGCGGCCTGTAAAGTATTTGTATCAGTCAGGTTAGGCAAAGCAGTAGTAACAAAGGACTCCAAATCACAGCAATGCAATAAGCTTATTTTCCACTTATATCAGGTTTCCATTATGGATTGCCTGTAGCTCTGCTCCTTGCATCTTTGTTCTGGGCCCCGGCTGAAGAAGCAGCCCCCATGTGGAGGGTATCAGTTCTCGCTGAGGGAAAAGAGAATATTGCAGAACTCTGCAGTAGTTCTCCCAGTGCCTGCTTGAAAGAGGCATGTGTTACTTCTCACATTCATTGGCCAAAGCACCTCATATGGCCAAACCTGCCATCACTAGGGTAGGGATATATAATCCACTTACAGGAAGGGACAGGAAGTAGATATTTTGAACAATTTACCAAAAGGCTTGAAAGCCAAGAATGGGTCATTTgcaattaattctttaaatggtTAGGAGGTGTGGCAAGTTTCTGGATAAGAGTGTATggtttggtaaaaaaaaaaaaaaaaaaagatggtttttatactgcgtgtgtatgtgtgtgtgtgtgtgtgaacacatAAGAATTCTCTGGGGTACTTGTTATAAATGTAGGCTCCAGGATTCTAGAAGGTTGGATTcagggacccaggaatctgcattttaagcaAGCAGTCTGGGAATAGTGTGTAGATGGTCCACAGACCTCCTTGTAAGAAACCCTGGATTGAGGAATGAGTGGGGAGTGGCCAAGTGCAGATAAGGTGGGGCAGTGAGTGAGGGGATGGCAGGTTGTTGGTGGGTGCGAGGCCGCCGTGCCCTGGGGGCACATGGTATGTGGCCAGTacagaggcagacagacacaCTGAAAGAGGAGAGCAGGTAGAACTAGAACTACCCAAGAGGAAACAGCCAGGAAAGAGTAGTGAAAGGAGCAAATCTCTTTAGGAGGTGAGATTTCAAGGGATCTTGCTCTTCACTGAGAAGTAGGAGGCAAGCCTATCTGATGCAAGAAAGAGTTGAGAGCTAGAGGAGAACAGAGGTAATAATCAGCAAGTCGCAGGAGATGCCCTGTTTTTAGAGCAGCTATTGAAGAAAACTGTTGACTAAAACCCACCAGTAAATTTGTTTTTGCATTGGGCCAGCAGGGGGCGCTATGGTAGCACATATGCTCATAATCGGGCTCAGCTTCCTAGGCCCAGCAATGCCAGCTCTTACTGAATAGGATTCTTAACCCGACCTACAGTGCAGTATTTTAGGAGcttcatttattacttttatagcTGTGAACCTtcataaaaagaacttttaagGTTTCTCTTTAATTATTAAGGCATCtagtgtttggggttttttttggggttttttttttgagctgcCAATTCCTATagtcaaaaagaaattaattctgtAGAGTTTAAGGGAATTATTACCCATTTATTGACTTCACTTGAGGCATAGAGTGGAGattagaagaggagaaaagacaaaggaaaaagaaaagtgcatTAGTAGCATCACTCCTAGAAGGGGAATTTCTGGATCACAGGATATGGGCTTTGTACTTTTTGTTAGATGCTATCTGATTGCCTTCCAGGGACTGtggcaatttattttttcaccagtAATGCAAGAATCTTATTAATATCTGTGAAAACCCACTGTATGCGTAAGCTTTTTAGTATTTGCCACTCTGACAGAGGAACTATGGgtagttttaacttgcatttttctCCTGTGGGAGGAGAGACACTTTTTCACATCtaaatcttatttttacatttttttaatgcactGTGTTTTCATGTCCTTTCCCCAGTATATTACTGGCCTTCCACTTATTGACTTGTAGAAGCTCTTTATGAGGTCAATCAAAAGATTTAGTTGacaatagaataaataaattgtgctaTTCCGTAGATGAATGACGATTGGCTTTCAAAGCATTCCCCGCCCCTATCTGCTCACTTGATTCAGTAATCACATAACTTGTTGACCCGTGTCTAAAActactgtgggtttttttaatttttggccgcgctgtgtagccaggccctcggcagtgaacgcatggagtac
This Balaenoptera musculus isolate JJ_BM4_2016_0621 chromosome 7, mBalMus1.pri.v3, whole genome shotgun sequence DNA region includes the following protein-coding sequences:
- the LOC118897805 gene encoding LOW QUALITY PROTEIN: nudC domain-containing protein 1-like (The sequence of the model RefSeq protein was modified relative to this genomic sequence to represent the inferred CDS: deleted 1 base in 1 codon) yields the protein MEVAANCSLRMKRPLLDPCFEGYKLSLEPLPCYQLELDAAVAEVKLRDDQYTLEHMHAFGMYNYLHCDSWYQDSVYYVDNVGRIMNLTVMLGLPWWLMLDTALGKPREVFRLPTDLTAYDNRLCASIHFTSSTWVTLSDGTGRLYLIGTGEHGNSASEKWEIMFNVELGRPFIIIHSISLLKAEEHSITMLLLRTEKEELDMEGSGFYVSLEWVTINKKNKDNKKYEITKHNILRGKSVPHYVAFEPDGNGLMIVSYKSFTFVQVGQDLEESKDEDMSEKIKEPLYYWQQTEDDLTVTILLPEDCTKEDIQIQFLPDHVNVVLKGQRFLEGNLYSSMDHESSVWIIKEKNSLEISLIKKNEGLTWPELVVGDKRGIYETAQCAAIAERLMHLTSDELNPNPDKDKPPCNAQELLEECDIFFEESSSLCRFDGGTLKTTHWVNLGSNQYLFSVIVDPKEMPCFCLRHDVDALLWQPHSSNQDDTWEHIAIFNALGYVQASKRDKNFFACAPNYSYAALCECLQRVFNYRQPTPMSTVLYNRKESRQVGQVAKQQVASLETSDPILGFQATNERLFVLTTKNLFLVKVNTEN